In Plasmodium gaboni strain SY75 chromosome 7, whole genome shotgun sequence, the following are encoded in one genomic region:
- a CDS encoding putative DNA replication licensing factor MCM7, with the protein MGERRRDIRSYLDDNHTKYLEAVKNYNAHIDELVRFLDTFEDPAVNHTNWGKLKYKGYLQKIYNHDTEVLPIYLGDLREYFSKENDDVDYSVYNGIMTNTHRYMELLYSAADKCLSDECYKRFMRGYGEEDESEKIKRRNLRRINNEDNSGYSTDESEKEAFNNLFRDMIKPIEEIRQERMKEYKLPAYLRVNFEIILIPSSRDLVRKMRIVNADCIGSLSTFECEVIRATQLKPRIQVATYECDRCHVFAYKAVDGPFFMPLFDCPGCTNVHGVRGSLKFQSKLSKFVKYQEIKVQELSSQLPEGDIPRSMNCIIHGESTTSIQPGMSVTLTGVLMPVTKSGYQALKGGLIAEKVFHIYYVQNNKENFNEHIDNYDKIMEQVQELKNSPNLYEKLAYNIGPEIYGHDDVKKALLLQLIGGCTKKKKDGGLIRGDIHILLMGDPGVAKSQLMKKVCLIASRSIYTTGKGSSSVGLTAAVLKDPNTGETTLEGGALVLADKGICCIDEFDKMDEYDRSAIYEVMEQQTVSIAKAGHCSNMPARSSVLAAANPVNGKYDCKKSVMLNMNLPAALLTRFDLQFLLLDVSDREKDKKLAEHVLNILKCIDSSDDKKKKSELNDDGYEEIDKTVLRAFIQLAKKKQPTISPELIPKITQWYVSTRQLESQQERYSDTRINYTTPRALLAILRISQALARLRDSDVIETADFEEAIRLTEQSKASVSLQTEKRRRRDVSTEIMNIIKNIKDKIMEKKKRWNGWIPIEEIERQSVTKGFTRAHVMNTIDKYVELTVFTINENNTAIAFPNDVYNEDDEYDEMEQEDYE; encoded by the coding sequence ATGGGTGAAAGGAGGAGAGATATTCGCTCATATTTGGATGACAATCATACAAAATATTTGGAGGCAgtaaaaaattataatgcTCATATAGACGAGTTAGTACGATTTTTAGATACATTTGAAGACCCTGCAGTAAATCACACGAATTGGGgtaaattaaaatataaaggTTATTTACAAAAGATTTATAATCATGATACTGAGGTATTACCTATATATTTAGGAGACTTAAGAGAATATTTTAGtaaagaaaatgatgatgTAGATTATTCTGTATATAATGGTATAATGACTAATACCCATAGATATATGGAGTTATTATATTCTGCTGCTGATAAATGCTTATCTGATGAATGTTATAAAAGGTTTATGAGAGGTTATGGTGAAGAAGATGAGAGTGAAAAGATCAAGAGAAGAAATTTAAGaagaataaataatgaGGATAATTCTGGATATAGTACAGATGAAAGTGAAAAAGAAgcttttaataatttatttcGGGATATGATAAAACCTATTGAAGAGATTCGACAAGAACGTATgaaagaatataaattacCAGCATATTTAAGAGTAAATTttgaaattattttaatacCTAGTTCAAGAGATTTAGTTAGAAAAATGAGAATTGTGAACGCAGATTGTATTGGTTCTTTAAGTACTTTTGAATGTGAAGTTATTAGAGCTACTCAATTAAAACCTAGAATACAAGTTGCTACATATGAATGTGATAGATGTCATGTATTTGCTTATAAAGCTGTAGATGGTCCTTTTTTTATGCCACTATTTGATTGTCCAGGATGTACTAATGTTCATGGTGTTAGAGGTTCTTTAAAATTCCAATCAAAATTAAGTAAATTTGTAAAATATCAAGAAATTAAAGTACAAGAATTATCTAGTCAATTACCAGAAGGTGATATACCAAGAAGTATGAATTGTATTATACATGGAGAAAGTACTACATCTATACAACCAGGTATGTCAGTAACATTAACTGGAGTATTAATGCCTGTTACTAAAAGTGGATATCAAGCTTTAAAGGGCGGGTTGATAGCAGAAAAGGTTTtccatatttattatgtacagaataataaagaaaattttaatgaacatatagataattatgataaaattaTGGAACAAGTTcaagaattaaaaaatagTCCTAATTTATATGAGAAATTAGCTTATAATATAGGTCCTGAAATATATGGACATGATGATGTTAAAAAAgctttattattacaacTTATTGGAGGATGtacaaaaaagaaaaaggaTGGAGGTTTAATTAGAGGtgatatacatattttacTAATGGGAGATCCAGGAGTTGCTAAAAGTCAACTTATGAAAAAGGTTTGTCTTATTGCATCAAGATCTATTTATACAACAGGTAAAGGTAGTAGTTCTGTTGGTTTAACTGCTGCTGTTTTAAAGGATCCTAATACTGGAGAAACAACATTAGAAGGTGGTGCTTTAGTTTTAGCTGATAAAGGTATATGTTGTATTGACGAATTTGATAAAATGGATGAATATGATAGATCAGCTATCTATGAAGTTATGGAGCAACAAACTGTTTCCATTGCAAAAGCTGGACATTGTAGTAATATGCCAGCTAGGTCTTCTGTATTAGCTGCTGCAAATCCTGTTAATGGAAAATATGATTGCAAAAAATCTGTTATGCTTAATATGAATTTACCAGCAGCTTTATTAACAAGATTTGACttacaatttttattacttgATGTATCAGATAGagaaaaagataaaaaacTTGCTGAACATGttctaaatatattaaaatgtattGACTCTAGTGAtgataaaaagaaaaaatcTGAATTGAATGATGATGGTTATGAAGAAATTGATAAAACAGTTTTAAGAGCTTTTATACAGCTAGCTAAAAAGAAGCAACCAACCATTTCACCAGAACTAATACCGAAAATAACACAGTGGTACGTATCTACGAGACAACTAGAATCACAACAGGAAAGATATAGTGATACACGTATAAATTATACAACACCCAGAGCCTTGTTAGCCATTTTGAGAATATCTCAAGCATTAGCTAGATTAAGAGATAGTGACGTTATCGAAACAGCCGATTTTGAAGAAGCTATAAGATTGACGGAACAATCGAAAGCAAGTGTGTCTTTACAAACTGAAAAGAGAAGACGAAGAGATGTTTCAACTGaaattatgaatataattaaaaatattaaagataaaattatggaaaagaaaaagagATGGAATGGTTGGATACCTATTGAGGAAATTGAAAGGCAATCAGTAACCAAAGGTTTTACAAGAGCCCATGTAATGAATACTATTGATAAATATGTAGAATTGACTGTATTTACtattaatgaaaataatacaGCTATTGCTTTCCCGAATGATGTTTATAATGAAGATGATGAATATGACGAGATGGAGCAAGAAGATTACGAATAA
- a CDS encoding putative inositol-phosphate phosphatase, whose amino-acid sequence MNAYNTDGRYLLIIYEKVFKVIYIKNLKDKKDENVKVPALFIYRKNGKCLENRILKEKIRKKSKKYGNILNELIIDNLIGTIEFRNELFLFVVEKWRLLSKFYYMDKYRSIYKVEKVHYIPYNVDIIPINTAINNSLNIDDNSNNYFINNVKNNEDINKNFEIIDNSINFESNNNNNFGIITASSLKTNDLANKNDDVSHDFFNTSNKNLASCQSNNYNKNVNSKKSGNLENDKKDSILNDFEVVDNINSYNSYKNNNYNKKEEKNKKIITFNSAKKWLTTQFNHKNILNIISDITNYDSKNVNENDRNVGKAQNELEKDNNSFLKNDKASTSSYNTSAYNNTNRISTLFSSHTNISTNDENMSINKSDKDSYQPNNNDNNISDSKYISNNNNNLNIHKTMSSNANMSIHKNMNINTNRMTQHHSNNNNNNNMKQSSGEKNIISSKHTVGNNYDNDTLNKMIFNSVENSLSSVYDEDNLSGSKADTLNSSSKIQTNLIDNSFFNKEGYGKNEKLSILINNKNIEDSENNILINIKNDENKINERNTIFDQDNENNNNILLDKKNINNNNVNNNVPLYNDEKNNNSVNDIYKKDFENKKNNNNLSYKNKNGVHDNNNQKENIHENDVNKRNSCDSKISEALSEDKKGSNASNKSSINVVNNNIKELINHSYFNVKGNLKMQENSEKKNSYSSLFKNEDVRNDEKKNNYKMDIHKYLKTIQRLLSVHMYYSYDYDLTQCIQKKVKNNIEEVEVEPLVYSARLNNLHAKKKKSFLKMCEKKYVWNYQMIKKLKNKCKIDNNWFCCIIQGYISYTSIEINKKCLELLLISRRSSILGGTRFNKRGINDDGYVANYVESEQIVRINNRNVDYVHKFDQVNNKDNSSVADMNYDAYKNKNFTNTKGGMDRNNSNRNNTYNNGSVSNEVLASPNLTHDQVNNLNVYNMREKDKNNNSFGSGQMVGGNISTETKEQFINKDKMSNESFGTYKMNDPNDINNNNNSNNNNSSSSNKYVGRDFENRIISLVQIRGSIPLFWKQHSMSSHVNIQRSSLLSIKAFKEHNKKLINSYGNNIYYINLLSQNKSNEKKLTKKMLEMINFIKKDKHYKEKDYINYIEYDFHISVKNKSFDDAMNDFINKILLKEIKNVSFFMEPIKVNSNDNENLNNNIDEDDDYKDNTNINNSNINNVNINNSNINNTNNNKNQNKDYSYDNGDGDNKKQSGFFQNGVFRTNCLDCLDRTNVFQYYYALFFILYILHLSRNDMFLKAVNKSYLCYYKNVNNMFNEKNVTILTTLPTENYVLDLSDKYAVNRSYDYVNNKNENIGMFDGFSYIINDGRFMNNKKTSDTADELKRIGIDQKKEKYGNSNDKDFNKDDKRKVEQIDEYVYILKHLFKKMWVENGDIISTHYTGTGSVFSSQINVGRSSLSTNIDHAIKSIERFYQNNFEDNFRQECIDIILCSGKYNNNRRSFLGSDFSYLLNYNNTGTVNKDFINSMNHYDATNNDNNSNNNNNNNNNNNNNNNDNNISTPTMNYVQPNKLNPKNKKLLKENQEKGNKQESKVLSKRKRALLKLKKISGAYNINTNHNWKNFIHNTNFVKDLKDNSGDKNKNVHANKELAKKELEHRAKRILQEMEKLDESDVEIEVNDEEFQDKENEKIEMDDQGINENANNNMNYQVNAEHNQFYEVQADDVDEDDEHDDDDDEDDDEDDDNDDDEEEDDAYNYDSKKGSNMHYNEEGKFLKRDVNYLNNKNMNDLCSRTNNSSSVNNTIEIDSSTSDSIEKKRRNRRREKMRRRRRRQMKKLKNKSDSMYLDDMHKDNKYVYDVNNQPIYNDYLSHDLINQYCLNCSNSKFVNNYAKKKIINTDYEERIIKLWAGTWNLCGGDLEELNDISSWLNEVDDYIDMYVFCFQEVVELTGFRILMNMKDKFKEKKIEQMITQTLGEVSQRQKELYLRGAKYNNNHMKTKKKNTNIPSTTPYKKENNKYTYATSEGIKQDVIMNNEDVDDEYYENYLKCFNDEYMKNEKNKNKSYDNNKSNNNNYDDMDILVQGEEQKTTEDNSSLLDISKNCFLNNYFNSLEGDALNLDLMREKKMSFSNLMDLDLDMDMDMDKKEYIDDTNKYKIHDEHNNISKEMKYSNEFNLVNALENDDNIENKPNKHDHINEDILKSNETHISSNVKDIFQNKVTNSFNMNLNDVFNDEFISNPKEEDSFINSNKGNIRGSYVFEELYNRKFSDINNYNNMNDEYDDNIYDKNKDIEKKLARPIDMYDRRGSHSNKIKNNNNINNKKKNNKEKTHNNNNTNTFDNSNNMDSLKNYNFTSVQDVFEDSEIKELGRNNNNLMHEKKYESQKTKSKNFYENVKNEINKMDDYYENVQKEKKKDNRDFGASGSNSYNNKKSDKYFLNLRKFKYVKLKSVSMIGLFIIIFIDEALVDHIREIEVCKVKVGLKGNTGNKGSVSVKFRLGYNSFCFNNIHLASGQTNIFERNTQMQNILSNSFQNQELNNLFNFDYFFACGDFNFRINKNLEEVLKLISNKNIKHLLNYDQFIYNKMYNILPFCLFHEHPITFNPTYKYKKHSNMYDIRRTPAWCDRVLLSGKLVHLSEMEKKRNEHIAKEHSRENNMNIDGRKKNDMVDNKKTDMLDKDMLNDFYNNDKIYFKYLDYKTHNNFFSSDHKPVSALIELKVFFDKKDIEYKLLHSYSMKTLDEYGYIGKGSSNTSNSSSNKNNNLFDYFFSNGYGISKYTSNPISQILNYSNPVNSKCKNEPNEHSFHEDAIKNIENFEEYTK is encoded by the exons ATGAATGCATATAACACAGACGGCAGATATTTATTGATAATTTATGAAAAAGTATTTAAAGTAATTTACATAAAgaatttaaaagataagAAAGATGAGAACGTTAAGGTACCAGCactatttatatatagaaaaaatggaaaatGTTTAGAGAACAGAATATTAAAAGAGAAGATAAGAAAAAAGagtaaaaaatatggaaatatattaaatgaattaataaTAGACAATTTAATAGGTACCATAGAATTTAGgaatgaattatttttatttgtagTAGAAAAATGGAGATTATTAAgtaaattttattatatggaTAAATATAGAAGTATTTATAAAGTAGAAAAAGTCCATTATATACCATATAATGTGGATATAATACCAATAAATACAGCAATAAATAATAGTTTAAATATAGATGACaattcaaataattattttataaataatgtaaaaaataatgaggatataaataagaattTTGAAATAATAGACAACTCAATAAATTTTGAAAgtaacaataataataattttggTATAATCACAGCATCTTCTCTAAAAACTAATGACCTAGCAAATAAGAATGATGATGTTTCACatgatttttttaatacaaGCAATAAAAATTTAGCTAGCTGTCAAagtaataattataataaaaatgtaaattCGAAAAAGTCAGGTAATTTAGAAAATGATAAGAAAGATAGTATTTTAAATGATTTCGAGGTAGTggataatattaatagttataattcctataaaaacaataattataataagaaggaagaaaaaaataaaaaaatcattACTTTCAATAGTGCAAAAAAATGGCTTACTACACAATTtaatcataaaaatattttaaatattatttcaGATATAACCAATTATGATAGCAAGAATGTTAATGAAAATGATCGAAACGTAGGAAAAGCACAAAATGAATTAGAAAAGGATAATAATagttttttaaaaaatgacaAGGCATCTACATCGTCTTATAACACATCTGCATATAATAACACTAATAGAATCAGTACCCTTTTTAGTTCACATACGAATATATCAACGAATGATGAGAATATGTCTATTAATAAAAGTGACAAGGATAGCTACCAAccaaataataatgataataatattagtgatagtaaatatataagtaataataataataatctCAATATTCATAAAACTATGAGTTCAAATGCCAATATGAgtatacataaaaatatgaatattaaCACAAATAGAATGACACAACATCACAgcaacaataataataataataatatgaaacAATCTAGTGgtgaaaaaaatataataagcTCTAAACATACAGTTggaaataattatgataatgatACATTGAATAAAATGATTTTTAATAGTGTTGAGAATTCCTTAAGCTCTGTATATGATGAAGATAATTTAAGTGGATCAAAAGCAGATACTCTAAATTCTAGTTCAAAAATTCAAACAAATTTAATCGATAATTCGTTTTTCAATAAAGAAGGATATGGAAAGAACGAAAAATTATCTATacttataaataataaaaatatagaagatagtgaaaataatatattaatcaACATAAAAAAcgatgaaaataaaataaacgAAAGAAACACCATATTTGATCaagataatgaaaataacAACAACATATTGTTagataagaaaaatataaataataataatgtaaataataatgtacctttatataatgatgaaaaaaataataatagtgtgaatgatatatataaaaaagattttgaaaataagaaaaataataataatttatcgtataaaaataaaaatggtGTACATGATAACAATAATCAAAAGGAGAACATACATGAAAATGATGTTAATAAAAGGAATTCATGTGATAGTAAAATTTCAGAGGCTTTGTCAGAAGATAAAAAAGGATCCAATGCTAGTAATAAAAGTTCCATAAATGTagtaaataataatataaaagaacTTATTAatcattcatattttaatgtTAAAGGTAATCTAAAAATGCAAGAAAATagtgaaaaaaaaaattccTATTCTTCgctttttaaaaatgaagatgTTCGAAATgatgagaaaaaaaataattacaaaatggatatacataaatatttaaaaactATTCAGAGATTGTTAAGTGTCCATATGtattattcatatgattATGATTTAACTCAATGTATTcaaaaaaaagtaaaaaataatatagaagAGGTAGAAGTGGAACCATTAGTATATAGTGCTCgtttaaataatttacatgctaaaaagaaaaaatcttttttaaaaatgtgTGAAAAGAAATATGTGTGGAACTATCAAATGATAAAGAagttaaaaaataaatgtaaaattGATAATAATTGGTTTTGTTGTATTATACAAGgatatatatcttatacATCAATcgaaataaataaaaaatgtttagAGCTACTTTTAATAAGTAGAAGGTCTTCTATTTTGGGTGGTACTCGATTTAATAAAAGAGGCATAAATGATGATGGATATGTTGCTAATTATGTTGAATCGGAGCAGATAGTTCGAATTAATAATAGAAATGTGGATTATGTCCATAAGTTTGATCAAGTAAATAACAAGGATAATAGTTCTGTTGCTGATATGAATTATGAtgcatataaaaataaaaattttacaAATACAAAAGGGGGCATGGATAgaaataatagtaataggaataatacatataataatggTAGTGTGTCTAATGAGGTATTAGCATCACCAAATTTAACACATGATCAGgtaaataatttaaatgtGTATAATATGAGAGAAAAGGATAAGAACAATAATTCGTTTGGTTCTGGCCAAATGGTTGGGGGTAATATTTCAACGGAAACAAAAGAGcaatttattaataaagaCAAAATGAGCAATGAAAGTTTTGGAACCTACAAAATGAATGATCcaaatgatattaataataataataatagcaataataataatagcagtagtagtaataaatatgtagGAAGAGATTTTGAAAATCGAATTATATCACTTGTTCAAATTAGAGGTTCTATTCCCTTGTTTTGGAAACAACATTCCATGTCTTCACATGTAAATATTCAACGATCATCCTTATTAAGTATTAAAGCATTTAAAGAGCACAAtaagaaattaataaatagctatggtaataatatttattatataaatttattgAGTCAGAATAAAAGTaatgaaaagaaattaacaaagaaaatgttagaaatgataaattttataaagaaagataaacattataaagaaaaagattacattaattatattgaatatgattttcatatttctgtgaaaaataaaagtttTGATGATGCAATGAatgattttataaataaaatattattaaaggaaataaagaatgtatcattttttatgGAACCTATAAAAGTGAACagtaatgataatgaaaatttaaataataatatagatgaAGATGATGACTATAAGGATAATactaatataaataatagtaatataaataatgttaatataaataatagtaatataaataatactaataacaataagaatcaaaataaagatTATAGTTATGATAATGGTGATGGagataataaaaaacaatCGGGTTTTTTTCAGAATGGTGTATTTAGAACAAATTGTCTGGATTGTTTAGATAGGACTAATGtatttcaatattattatgccttattttttattttatatattttacatcTTTCAAGGAATGATATGTTTTTGAAGGCTGtaaataaatcatatttatgttattataagaatgtaaataatatgtttaatgaaaaaaatgttacTATATTAACAACATTACCTACGGAAAATTATGTACTTGACTTATCTGATAAATATGCAGTGAATAGAAGTTATgattatgtaaataataagaatgaaaatattGGTATGTTTGATGgtttttcatatataattaatgaTGGAAGatttatgaataataaGAAAACATCTGATACTGCTGatgaattaaaaagaatagGTATAGATcaaaagaaagaaaaatatggaaaTTCAAATGATAAAGATTTTAATAAAGATGATAAAAGAAAAGTAGAACAAATCGATGAATATGTTTACATATtaaaacatttatttaaaaaaatgtggGTAGAAAATGGGGATATTATAAGTACACATTATACAGGGACAGGTAGTGTTTTTTCTTCACAAATAAATGTAGGTAGATCATCATTGAGTACAAATATTGATCATGCAATAAAATCTATTGAAAGATTTTATCAAAACAATTTTGAAGATAATTTTAGGCAAGAGTGTATagatataattttatgtagtggaaaatataataataataggAGGTCATTCTTAGGTTCTGATTTTTCTTATTTgttaaattataataatacagGTACTGTGAATAAGGACTTTATTAATAGTATGAACCACTATGATGCTACTAATAATGATAACAACAgcaacaataataataataacaacaacaacaataataataataataatgataataatatttcgACTCCTACCATGAATTATGTACAACCAAATAAACTTAACcctaaaaataaaaaattattaaaagagAACCAAGAGAAAGGAAATAAACAAGAATCCAAAGTTCTAagtaaaagaaaaagagCTTTGTTAAAACTGAAAAAAATATCCGGtgcatataatattaatacaaaTCATAATTGGaaaaattttattcataataCCAATTTTGTAAAAGATCTTAAAGATAACAGTGGAgataaaaacaaaaatgtACATGCAAATAAGGAACTAGCCAAAAAAGAATTGGAACATCGAGCTAAAAGAATTTTGCAGGAAATGGAAAAGTTAGATGAGTCAGATGTGGAAATAGAAGTGAATGATGAAGAATTTCaagataaagaaaatgaaaaaatagAAATGGATGACCAAGGTATTAATGAAAATgcaaataataatatgaattatCAAGTAAATGCAGAACATAATCAATTTTATGAGGTGCAAGCTGATGATGTTGATGAAGATGACGAAcatgatgatgatgatgatgagGATGATGACGAAGATGACGATAATGATGACgatgaagaagaagatgatgcatataattatgatagTAAAAAAGGTTCCAATATGCATTATAATGAAGAAGGgaaatttttaaaaagagATGTTAATTAtctaaataataaaaacatgAATGATTTATGTTCAAGAACAAATAACAGTAGTAGTGTCAATAATACAATCGAAATTGATAGTAGTACATCTGATAGTatagaaaagaaaagaagaaataGAAGAAGAGAAAAAATGCGAAGAAGAAGGAGAAGACAAATGAAGAAACTTAAAAATAAGAGTGATTCGATGTATTTAGATGATATGcataaagataataaatatgtttatgATGTTAATAATCAACCTATTTATAATGATTATTTAAGTCATGATCTTATTAATCAATATTGTCTAAATTGTTCTAATTCCAAATTTGTGAATAATTATgcaaagaaaaaaattatcaatACAGATTATGAGGAAcgaattataaaattatggGCAGGTACATGGAATTTATGTGGAGGAGATTTGGAGGAATTGAATGATATATCATCATGGCTTAATGAAGTTGATGATTATATTgatatgtatgtattttGTTTTCAAGAAGTAGTCGAATTAACAGGATTCCGTATATTAATGAATATGAAAGATAAATTtaaagagaaaaaaattgaaCAAATGATTACACAAACGTTAGGAGAAGTATCTCAAAGGcaaaaagaattatatttgAGAGGAgcaaaatataataataaccATATGAAgacaaaaaagaaaaatacTAATATTCCATCGACAACAccttataaaaaagaaaataataaatatacatatgcTACCAGTGAAGGAATAAAACAAGATGTTATAATGAATAATGAAGATGTTGATGATgaatattatgaaaattatttaaaatgCTTTAACGAtgaatatatgaaaaatgaaaagaacaaaaataaaagttatgataataataaatctaataataataattatgatgatatGGATATACTAGTACAAGGTGAAGAACAAAAAACTACAGAAGATAATAGTTCATTGCTAgatatatcaaaaaattgttttttgaataattattttaatagTTTAGAGGGTGATGCTTTAAATTTAGATTTAATGCGTGAGAAGAAAATGTCTTTCTCTAATTTGATGGACTTGGACTTAGACATGGATATGGATATGGACAAAAAGGAGTATATTGATGATACcaacaaatataaaatacatgatgaacataataatatatctaaaGAAATGAAATATAGTAATGAATTTAATTTAGTAAATGCTTTagaaaatgatgataatatagaaaataaacCTAATAAACATGACcatataaatgaagatatattGAAAAGTAATGAAACACATATAAGTTCAAATGTGAAGgatatttttcaaaataaagTAACCAATAGCTTCAATATGAATTTGAATGATGTATTCAACGATGAATTTATATCAAATCCAAAGGAGGAGGattcttttattaattcaAATAAGGGGAATATAAGAGGTTCTTATGTATTtgaagaattatataatcGTAAATTTAgtgatataaataattataataatatgaatgatgaatatgatgataatatttatgataaaAACAAAGATATAGAAAAGAAATTGGCTAGGCCTATTGATATGTACGATAGAAGAGGTAGTCACtcaaataaaattaaaaataataataatataaataataaaaaaaaaaataacaaagAAAAGacacataataataataatactaaCACGTTTGATAATAGCAATAATATGGATAgtttaaaaaattacaatTTTACTAGTGTACAAGATGTTTTTGAAGATAGtgaaataaaagaattaggaaggaataataataatttgatGCATGAAAAAAAGTATGAATCACAAAAAACGAAAAgtaaaaatttttatgaaaatgtaaagaatgaaataaataaaatggatgattattatgaaaatgtacaaaaggagaaaaaaaaggataatAGGGATTTTGGTGCTAGTGGTAGTAAtagttataataataaaaagtCTGACAAATACTTTTTGAACTTaagaaaatttaaatatgtaaaattaAAATCTGTATCTATGATTggtttatttattattatatttattgatGAAGCTTTAGTTGATCATATAAGAGAAATAGAAGTATGTAAGGTGAAAGTAGGTCTTAAGGGAAATACAGGAAATAAAGGAAGTGTATCAGTTAAATTTAGATTAGGATATAATTCATTCtgttttaataatattcatttagCATCTGGTcaaacaaatatatttgaaagGAATACACAAATGCAGAACATTTTAAGTAATAGTTTTCAAAATcaagaattaaataatttatttaattttgaTTATTTCTTTGCATGTGGAGATTTTAATTTTAGAATAAACAAAAATCTTGAAGAAGTACTTAAGTTAATATctaacaaaaatattaaacatttattgaattatgatcaatttatttataataagatgtataatatattaccTTTTTGTCTCTTTCATGAGCACCCCATAACGTTTAACCCAACATACAAGTATAAGAAACATTCGAATATGTACGACATTAGGAGAACCCCTGCCTG GTGTGACCGTGTTTTGTTGAGTGGAAAACTTGTACACTTATCTGAAATGGAGAAGAAAAGGAATGAACATATAGCAAAAGAACATTCTAGggaaaataatatgaacatagatggaagaaaaaaaaatgatatggttgataataaaaagacTGATATGTTAGATAAGGATATGTTGAatgatttttataataatgataaaatatattttaaatatttagaTTATAAAAcacataataatttcttttcaAGTGATCATAAACCTGTTAGTGCTCTTATTGAATTGAAAGTGttttttgataaaaaagatattgaatataaattattacaCTCTTATAGTATGAAAACCTTAGATGAATATGGATATATAGGAAAAGGATCAAGTAATACAAGTAATAGTAGtagtaataaaaataataatttatttgattattttttttctaatgGTTATGGTATAAGTAAATATACTTCTAACCCTATATCACAAATTCTTAATTATTCAAATCCTGTTAATTCAAAATGTAAAAATGAACCGAATGAGCATTCGTTTCATGAAGATGccataaaaaatattgaaaattttgaggaatatacaaaatga